From the genome of Blastocatellia bacterium, one region includes:
- the lptC gene encoding LPS export ABC transporter periplasmic protein LptC, whose amino-acid sequence MIRRQRQRHLSPRLVRLAAVLLFGAIVAVLVISYRNQYGFLQRGHSPFAETTSGRRLISVSDNLRHVQTERNQTVFVVTAARAEVYDDGHRELKDVVLTVYRSSGQPRARITAARASYNESTRSVIFASNVEASTDDGLTLKTERLYYDQPKGVIRTDVPVTFSRDGFQGESHGLVIETEQEREQVVLSEDVSLVFEPRQSDRGLRGSPLTARCDLVRYRRATSMLELIGSVVMTQRGHRFRADRIEAFFDAENRLKQVNAFGNARLESQEGPRRSELASRTMGFFFGGNQQLVRAIATGDAWVRIAEALGVRELRTSRIEVNFAALGRQELYPSEVKGDGGRVELFFSAPPAVPSGEKGIRRILVATPSSKRLQANAVHLIYRPERRIFDRIVAEGDVSLAVEPVSGKSGEHKTVQADRMELRFFDRDNLMKELTAEGHVRVEVRPNDPQDGPSRIRIATSDHLKAEFDSTTQDIAWIVQSGHFRYREGDRQASGERAVYDQADGAIRLRGNPEVWDDRGRTRATEIDLNLRAETIVARGKVLTAYVNRRATGGAAPFGDARAPIFLAADRLEVDRQAAAAIYSGGARAWQDDSYVAADVIELRQTERMMIARGSVRSLFYRARRADVPSKEAIPVFVSADRLTYRDALRVVEYAGGVLLKRGSQRLSAERVTVTLKLDVAEIERATAERNVTLTEPSRRALGDHAVYTAATDEIVLTGAPARVDDDRQHLSQKGARLTFLLADDKVFVETDGGSRRVKTTKKIQ is encoded by the coding sequence GTGATAAGGCGACAACGGCAGCGACATCTCTCGCCGCGATTGGTGCGGCTTGCCGCGGTCCTTCTCTTCGGGGCCATCGTGGCCGTGCTTGTCATCTCCTACAGGAATCAGTACGGGTTTTTGCAGAGGGGTCATTCGCCCTTCGCCGAAACAACCTCGGGGCGGCGGCTGATTTCGGTCAGCGACAATCTTCGCCATGTGCAGACGGAGAGGAATCAAACGGTCTTTGTCGTGACGGCGGCGCGGGCTGAGGTTTACGATGATGGCCATCGGGAGTTGAAGGATGTGGTCCTCACCGTGTACCGATCGAGCGGCCAGCCACGAGCCAGGATTACAGCAGCACGCGCCTCGTACAATGAGAGTACCCGGAGCGTCATCTTCGCCTCCAACGTGGAGGCGAGCACCGATGACGGACTGACGCTCAAGACCGAGCGACTTTACTATGACCAACCGAAGGGTGTGATTCGAACGGACGTGCCGGTGACGTTCTCGCGCGATGGCTTCCAGGGAGAGAGTCATGGGCTGGTCATCGAGACCGAACAGGAGCGGGAACAAGTCGTTCTGAGTGAGGACGTCTCTCTCGTTTTTGAACCGCGTCAGTCGGACCGGGGGCTGCGGGGATCGCCACTCACGGCGCGATGTGATCTCGTGCGGTATCGTCGCGCGACTTCCATGCTGGAACTGATCGGATCGGTCGTAATGACCCAGCGCGGCCACCGATTTCGGGCCGATCGTATTGAGGCGTTTTTCGATGCCGAGAACCGATTGAAGCAGGTGAACGCGTTCGGCAATGCCCGGCTTGAATCGCAGGAGGGTCCTCGCCGAAGTGAACTGGCGTCGCGCACGATGGGATTTTTCTTCGGTGGAAATCAACAACTCGTGCGTGCCATCGCCACGGGCGATGCCTGGGTGCGGATCGCCGAAGCTCTCGGAGTACGGGAGCTGCGGACATCGCGGATCGAAGTGAATTTCGCCGCTCTTGGCCGTCAGGAGCTGTACCCTTCCGAGGTCAAGGGAGATGGCGGTCGCGTGGAGCTTTTCTTCTCAGCTCCTCCGGCGGTTCCGTCCGGTGAAAAAGGGATCCGGCGGATACTCGTAGCCACACCCTCGAGCAAACGGCTTCAGGCTAATGCCGTGCATCTGATCTATCGCCCCGAGCGTCGGATCTTCGATCGGATCGTCGCGGAAGGAGATGTCTCCCTGGCGGTTGAACCCGTGTCCGGCAAATCGGGAGAGCATAAAACGGTTCAGGCCGATCGAATGGAATTGCGGTTTTTCGACCGTGACAACCTGATGAAAGAGCTGACGGCGGAAGGTCACGTCCGCGTGGAGGTTCGACCGAATGATCCGCAGGACGGTCCATCGCGAATTCGGATCGCCACAAGCGACCATCTGAAGGCGGAGTTCGACTCCACAACTCAGGACATCGCCTGGATTGTTCAATCGGGACATTTTCGCTACCGGGAGGGAGACCGTCAGGCCTCCGGCGAGCGAGCCGTTTATGATCAGGCCGATGGTGCAATCCGCCTTCGGGGGAACCCCGAGGTGTGGGACGATCGGGGACGGACGCGCGCCACTGAGATTGACTTGAACCTCCGTGCGGAGACGATCGTGGCTCGGGGTAAGGTCCTGACCGCCTACGTGAATCGGCGGGCGACGGGAGGAGCGGCTCCGTTTGGCGATGCCCGAGCGCCGATATTTCTCGCGGCGGATCGGCTGGAGGTGGATCGTCAGGCGGCAGCTGCCATCTATAGCGGGGGGGCTCGCGCCTGGCAGGACGACAGCTATGTGGCAGCGGACGTCATCGAGTTGCGTCAGACCGAACGAATGATGATTGCACGGGGGTCGGTTCGGTCGCTGTTTTACCGGGCGCGGCGAGCAGATGTCCCGTCCAAAGAAGCGATACCCGTCTTCGTCTCGGCCGATCGGCTGACCTATCGAGATGCTTTGCGGGTGGTTGAGTACGCAGGGGGCGTCCTCCTCAAGCGAGGGAGTCAACGATTATCGGCCGAGCGGGTGACGGTAACCTTGAAGCTTGATGTTGCCGAGATCGAGCGGGCGACGGCGGAGAGAAACGTCACTCTCACTGAACCGTCGCGTCGCGCCCTGGGAGATCACGCCGTCTACACGGCGGCAACCGACGAAATTGTCCTGACGGGCGCACCGGCGCGAGTGGACGACGATCGTCAACACCTGAGTCAAAAAGGCGCTCGATTGACTTTCCTTTTGGCCGATGATAAAGTCTTTGTCGAAACTGACGGAGGCTCGCGCCGGGTGAAAACGACGAAAAAAATCCAGTAG
- the lptB gene encoding LPS export ABC transporter ATP-binding protein, which produces MRTLVEEVAGRAIEEREIAVSPSVQKQHTGAVLRTLGLRKCYRGRCVVNNVSLDVRPGEIVGLLGPNGAGKTTTFYMIVGLIAPDEGRIFLGDDDITELPMYLRARRGIGYLPQEPSIFRKLTVEENLLAILQTLKLSNAERRERLTRLLEDFGLMGVRHVKGYALSGGERRRTEIARSLVTEPRFMLLDEPLAGIDPLAVVDIQEVIRRLKDRGIGVLITDHNVRETLAITDRAYILSEGKVFRCGTPAELLEDAEVRRVYLGETFRL; this is translated from the coding sequence ATGAGAACACTGGTCGAAGAGGTGGCAGGCCGCGCGATTGAAGAAAGAGAAATCGCCGTCAGCCCCTCGGTACAAAAGCAACACACGGGAGCGGTCCTCCGTACCCTCGGTCTCAGGAAGTGCTATCGTGGTCGGTGTGTGGTCAACAATGTCTCGCTCGATGTTCGCCCCGGTGAGATCGTGGGATTACTCGGACCCAATGGCGCCGGCAAGACGACGACGTTTTATATGATCGTGGGATTGATCGCGCCCGATGAGGGGCGGATTTTTCTCGGCGATGATGACATAACGGAACTCCCGATGTACCTGCGCGCGCGTCGGGGGATCGGCTATCTTCCTCAGGAGCCCTCGATCTTTCGCAAGTTGACGGTGGAGGAAAATCTTCTCGCCATTCTTCAAACGCTCAAGCTCTCGAATGCTGAGCGGCGAGAGCGACTCACCCGCCTGCTGGAGGATTTCGGGCTCATGGGCGTGCGTCATGTGAAGGGATATGCGCTCTCCGGGGGTGAGCGCCGCCGCACGGAAATCGCTCGCTCGCTCGTGACCGAGCCGCGCTTTATGTTGCTGGATGAGCCTCTGGCCGGTATTGATCCTCTGGCAGTGGTGGACATTCAGGAGGTCATTCGGCGCCTCAAGGATCGAGGGATTGGTGTCCTCATCACCGATCATAATGTCAGAGAGACGCTGGCCATCACCGATCGCGCCTACATCCTGAGCGAGGGAAAGGTCTTCCGTTGCGGGACACCGGCGGAACTGCTGGAAGACGCGGAGGTGCGTCGCGTCTATCTCGGCGAGACTTTTCGATTGTGA